One genomic window of Sardina pilchardus chromosome 15, fSarPil1.1, whole genome shotgun sequence includes the following:
- the plin3 gene encoding mannose-6-phosphate receptor binding protein 1, protein MADTKETEPQPNAQQAQDSQPAQDPQSVVSRVGNLPLLSSTYQMLSSAYSTTKESVPLLKGVMNVAESGVSTLAAAATTGSKPILDRLEPQITAVNEYAMLGLDKVEQKLPILQQPADKVVSDMYSSVTGAKDAMIGAVMGGVEMTRAAVNERINTVSQMVSSGVNMALSHSESWVDHYLPMSEKELAALSEPVPSEEAAAMVSSSPAGSASNSDSSPSYFVRLGKLSAKVRERALEQSLVRARNARDATHTAVTQISSTLDLLENARTTLTTANQQLGGAPEQLMQRWKEWQQSQQQQQQGQPQGGEGQGTQGEQSMEVDGTNDHGAQLDSWTLSMARDLTGQLRTACSTVVSSAQGLPSTVQEQLLNARRTAEELQRSLGSASTLTPQLLQQTRNQITQVRQSLDGVVEYLLHNTPLNWLVGPFAPQNTEKPDAAVQPAPPSQG, encoded by the exons ATGGCAGACACTAAAGAAACTGAACCCCAGCCAAATGCACAGCAAGCTCAGGATTCACAGCCAGCTCAAGACCCTCAG agTGTGGTGTCTCGTGTGGGCAACCTGCCTCTGTTAAGCTCGACCTATCAGATGCTGTCGAGCGCCTACAGCACCACTAAGGAGAGTGTGCCCCTGCTGAAGGGGGTGATGAATGTGGCCGAAAGCGGGGTTAGCACCCTAGCAGCGGCCGCCACCACTGGCTCCAAGCCCATACTGGACCGCCTGGAGCCTCAGA TTACTGCTGTGAATGAATATGCCATGCTGGGACTGGATAAGGTGGAGCAGAAGCTCCCAATATTGCAGCAGCCTGCAGATAAG gttgtGTCAGACATGTACAGTTCTGTCACTGGAGCCAAAGATGCCATGATTGGGGCAGTCATGGGGGGAGTGGAGATGACCCGTGCAGCTGTGAATGAGCGCATAAACACCGTAAGCCAAATGGTCAGCAGTGGGGTCAACATGGCCCTGAGCCACTCCGAGAGCTGGGTAGACCACTACCTGCCAATGAGCGAGAAAGAACTGG CTGCACTGTCTGAACCGGTCCCTAGTGAAGAGGCAGCAGCCATGGTGAGCTCCAGTCCAGCAGGTTCTGCTTCCAATTCCGACTCCAGTCCCAGCTATTTCGTCCGCCTGGGCAAACTCTCTGCCAAGGTGCGTGAGCGTGCATTGGAGCAGTCGCTGGTGCGTGCCCGAAACGCCCGTGATGCCACCCACACGGCCGTGACGCAGATCAGCAGCACGCTGGACCTGTTAGAGAACGCCCGCACTACTCTGACCACCGCCAACCAGCAGCTAGGGGGCGCTCCAGAGCAGCTGATGCAGCGCTGGAAAGAGTGGCAGCaaagccagcagcagcagcagcagggccagCCACAGGGAGGAGAGGGCCAAGGAACGCAGGGGGAGCAAAGCATGGAAGTGGATGGGACCAACGACCATGGAGCG CAGTTAGATAGCTGGACCCTATCCATGGCGCGGGACCTGACAGGGCAGCTGCGAACGGCCTGCTCCACAGTGGTGTCCAGTGCACAGGGTCTCCCCAGCACCGTGCAGGAGCAGCTGCTCAACGCCCGCCGCACCGCAGAGGAGCTCCAGCGCTCCCTGGGCAGCGCCAGCACCCTCACGCCACAACTCCTGCAGCAGACACGCAACCAGATAACACAG GTGCGTCAGTCTTTGGATGGAGTGGTAGAGTATCTGCTTCACAACACCCCTCTGAACTGGCTGGTGGGGCCCTTTGCACCCCAGAACACTGAGAAACCAGATGCCGCAGTACAGCCAGCCCCCCCAAGTCAGGGCTGA